One Methanoculleus sp. 7T genomic window carries:
- the mtnA gene encoding S-methyl-5-thioribose-1-phosphate isomerase produces MPDPYTIAWDAETESIVYIDQTLLPGRYEQMRCTTVEDLARAIRRLEVRGAPALGIAGAMGVALAAVRSTETDLGRFLGEIRRAADLLKSTRPTAVNLAWGIDRVARKVAMAASVAEAKAIAVAEANAVAEEDELTCRRLGAFGEELFPAECTVLTHCNAGALACRCWGTALGMIRSAVAAGKNVRVIACETRPLNQGSRLTCWELARDKIDVTLIPDSSAAYLMRKGKIDLVIVGADRITRDAVFNKIGTYMHAVSAHHHGIPFYVAAPVSTFDLARTEKDITVEERDRAELAYCGERMLAPDGVNVLNYAFDATPLDLVDAIITEIGVLRPPYAESFRLVGKGEGAQR; encoded by the coding sequence ATGCCAGACCCCTACACCATCGCGTGGGACGCGGAGACCGAGAGCATCGTCTACATCGACCAGACCCTCCTCCCCGGCAGGTACGAGCAGATGCGGTGCACCACCGTCGAAGACCTCGCCCGGGCTATCCGGAGGCTTGAGGTCCGGGGGGCCCCGGCGCTCGGCATCGCCGGTGCGATGGGCGTGGCGCTCGCGGCCGTGCGGAGCACCGAGACGGATCTGGGTCGGTTCCTCGGCGAGATCCGTCGGGCCGCAGACCTGCTCAAGAGCACCCGCCCGACTGCGGTCAACCTCGCATGGGGGATCGACCGCGTGGCAAGAAAGGTGGCGATGGCCGCATCGGTCGCTGAGGCGAAGGCCATAGCAGTCGCCGAGGCAAACGCCGTCGCCGAAGAGGATGAACTGACCTGCCGGAGGCTCGGCGCGTTCGGTGAAGAACTCTTCCCGGCCGAGTGCACCGTGCTCACCCACTGCAACGCAGGAGCGCTCGCCTGCCGGTGCTGGGGAACGGCGCTTGGAATGATCAGGTCGGCGGTCGCTGCCGGAAAGAACGTCCGGGTGATCGCCTGCGAGACCAGGCCCCTGAACCAAGGGTCCCGGCTCACCTGCTGGGAACTCGCGCGGGACAAGATCGACGTGACCCTCATCCCCGACTCTTCGGCCGCGTACCTGATGCGGAAGGGAAAGATCGACCTCGTCATCGTCGGCGCGGACCGGATCACAAGGGATGCGGTCTTCAACAAGATCGGGACGTATATGCATGCCGTTTCCGCCCACCATCACGGGATACCGTTCTACGTCGCGGCGCCCGTCTCCACGTTCGACCTCGCCCGGACCGAGAAGGACATCACCGTCGAGGAGCGCGACCGGGCCGAACTTGCGTACTGCGGCGAACGAATGCTCGCGCCCGATGGGGTGAACGTGCTCAACTACGCCTTCGACGCCACCCCTCTCGACCTCGTCGATGCGATCATCACCGAGATCGGAGTGCTCCGTCCGCCGTATGCCGAGTCGTTCCGGCTTGTCGGGAAAGGGGAGGGGGCCCAGCGATGA